The Streptomyces durmitorensis genome contains the following window.
TCGAGCGAGACGGGGACGGGGCCGAGGCTCTCTTCGCTGGTCATGTCCTCGACGCTAGGCGGGCCGGGGGTCGCGGGGGAGCGGCCGAAAGTCGATGGGCGGCAGACTTCGGTCGATGTCGCGAGGCCGCGCGACCACCAAATTGCGTTGCCGACGCCCCACCCGCCCTCTACCGTCCCGATCATGCTGCCCACCGTGGACACCGACGAGCAATGGGACGCCGTGGTCCCCGACGAGGCCCTCATGCGGCCCGGAGCCGAGGACCTCTGCGCCAGGCTCGGCCTCGCAGGGGCCCCGCTCGACCGGTTCACGGAGGGGACACAGCCCGTCTACGCCGTCGGCGACGACCTCGTCCTGAAGCTCTTCCCCGGCGCCGCGGCCGACGACGGGCTCGTCGAGGCGCGGGTGTTGAGCCATCTTCAGGGGCGGCTGCCCGTCCCCACACCGCGGGTGCACGCGTCCGGGGCGTACGAGAACGGCTGGCGCTACGTGCTGATGTCCCGGCTGCCCGGCGAAGACCTCGCCACCGCCTGGCCGCGCGTCCCGCGCGCCGACCGGGAGCGCCTGGTCACCGAGGCCGGTGAGGCGCTCGCCGCGCTGCACGCCCTTGACCCCGGGCCGCTCGCCGATGTGCTCGGACCCGGTGACTGGGGGGCGTTCCTCGGCAGGCAGCGCGCCGGGGCCGTCCGGCGGCAGCGGGAGCGCGGGCTGCCGGAGAGCTGGCTGGAGCAGATCCCGGGATTCCTGGACGCCGTGCCGCTGCGTGCCGATGCGCCGCGGGTCCTCCTGCACACCGAGTTCATGCGCCAGCATCTGCTGGCCGGTCCGAGTCCCGGCGACGGCGGGCGGCTCGCGCTCACCGGGCTCTTCGACTTCGAGCCCGCCATGATCGGGGACAGGGCGTACGACTTCGTGGGCGTCGGCCTCTTCGTCACGCGCGCGGAGCCGGGGCTGCTCGGCCGCTTCATGCGGGCCTACGGGCGGACCTTCGAGCCGCGGGAGCTCCTGGCCCACACCCTGCTGCACGTCTACAGCAACCTGCCCTGGTACCTGCGGGAACTGCCCGCACCGCCGGAGCCGACGCTCGACGCGCTCGCCGAGACCTGGTTCGGCACCGATGGCGGCTGAGGGCGCCCGTCGTATCGATCACCTCGGCCTCGCGCCGCAGCCACGGCAGGGCTTCCTGGTAGACGGAGACGTGGTCGAGGCGCCAGCGGGCGAACGCCGGGGCGTCCGCCTCGATGCGCCGCGTGAGGGTCTGCGCGTCGGTGTGCAGCACGAAATGCCGTACGGGAACGCCGAGTTGGCCACCAGCGTGTCGCCCGTGTACGCGAGCAGCTCCCGCGCCGTCTCGACGACGAGGCGCCGCCACGGCGTCCAGTGCTGGAAGTCGGCCTCCTCCTGGAGGGGGCCGAGGACGTGGTGCAGCATGTAGCCGACCTCTTCGGTGTCGAAGAGGCGGGATGCGGGGATCAGCTCGACCAGTCTCTCGGACGTGGTCGTCTTGCCCACGCCGAAACTTCCGTTGACCCAGACAATCATGCGGTCCAGGCAAGCACGTACGCCGTGAGAGCGGCTTAAGGCTCAAGGCTCAAGGCCTAGGTGACCGGGTCACCCGGCGTCGCCGGGCTCTGCTGCTCGCGTACGTTCCTCGTCCGCGAGCCCACCGACACCAGCGCCCCGATGGCCGTGCCCGCCAGGGCCGCCGGCACCATCCAGTTGCGGTTGAAGGAGTGACCGAGCGCGCTGTCGGCCGAGTAGGCGCCGGGTCCTGTGATGGCGAGGGCGGCGGAGACCAGGCCGAGGAATGCCGGGTACTCGTAGCCGCCGCCCTGGCTGAAGAAGCCGTTGGGAGCGTGTACCGCGGTCGCCCCGGCCATGGCGCCCGCCGCCGCCGAACCGGCCGCGGGGGTCGCGAGGCCGAGCGCGAGGAGGGTGCCGCCGCCCGCCTCGGCGAGCCCGGCGATGACGGCGTTCGCCTTGCCGGGCTGGAAGCCGATGGACTCCATGAAGGCGCCGGTGCCCTCGATGCCGTGCCCGCCGAACCAGCCGAAGAGCTTCTGGGCGCCGTGGGCGGCGAGGACTCCGCCGGTCGTGACGCGGAGCAGGAGCAGGCCGAAGTCGCGGCGGTCGAAGCAGGAACTGGTCATGGCGCTCTCTCCTGAGATGGGCGGGCGTGTCCCCCCACCGTCCGCCAGAGCCGCGCCGCGCACCCGGCTCGATCGGCCGTACGGGTGACCCCGTCCGGTGGCGGGGCTGGGCGGCCGATGTGACCGTGGGTGCATGAGCATTCAGGTAAACAGGCTCGCCGACCCGACGGTCCGGGCCTTCGTCACCGCCGTGAACTCCCACGACCAGGCAGCCTTCCAGGCCCTCCTCACGCCGGACGCGACCATGTCCGACGACGGCACGGACCGGGACATCGCCGAGTGGACGGAGCGCGAGGTCTTCTCCTCGCACGGCCACATGGACGTGGAGAACGAGTCGGACGGCGGGCGCGTGCTGATCGTCACTTACCGTAACGACACGTGGGGGGAGATGCGGACGAAGTGGCGGTTCACCGTCGACGGCGGGAAGGTCTCCCGGTTCGAGACGGGGCAGGCTTAAGGCCTGGAGCAGCGGCATCGAGTGACGCGTTCCGCGTGAGGGCTTGCCTTCGCATGCACTTCAACTCCTAGCGTCCGTGGGCATGGAGACGACGCGTACGACACGTACGGCACACATGGCACGTAGGACGTTGGGACGCAGCGGCATCGAGGTCAGCGCGCTCGGCCTCGGCTGCTGGGCCATCGGCGGCGAGTGGTCGGGGCCCGACGGGCAGCCGTACGGCTGGGGTGCGGTCGACGACGAGGAGTCGGTGCGGGCGATCCGGCGGGCCGTCGACCTCGGCGTGACCTTCTTCGACACCGCGGACAACTACGGGACCGGGCACAGCGAGCGCATCCTCGGGCGTGCTCTCGGCGCGCGGCGGGACGACGTCGTCATCGCCACGAAGTGGGGAAACCTCTTCGACGAGGAGACGCGGACCGCGGTCGGCCGCGCCGACGACTCGGTGGCGTACGCGCGCCGCGCGCTGACCGCCTCGCTGAAGCGGCTCGGCACGGACCACGTCGACCTCTACCAGCTGCACATCGGCGACGCGGACCCGGAGCGCGCCGCGCAACTCCGCGATGCCTGCGAGGAGTTCGTGCGGGAGGGGCTCATCCGGGCGTACGGGTGGAGTACGGACGACCCGGACCGCGCGGCGCTCTTCGCCGAGGGGCCGCACTGCGCGGCGGTCCAGCACCGCTGCAACGTGCTGCAGGACGCGCCGGGGATGCTGGCGCTCTGCGCGGAGCTCGGGCTCGCGAGTGTGCTGCGGAGTCCGCTCGCGATGGGGCTGCTGACCGGGAAGTTCGGCGGCGGGCGTGTGCCGCGGGCCGGGGACATCCGCAGCGCGCCGCCCGCCTGGCTGCCGGGCTTCGGCACGGGCGGGGGCGCGGATCCGGAGTGGCTCGGGCGGGTGGACGCGGTGCGGTCCGTGCTGACCAGTGGCGGGCGGAGCCTCGCTCAGGGCGCGCTCGCCTGGCTCTGGGCGCGGAGCCCGCTGGCGGTGCCCGTTCCGGGCTTCCGGACCGTGGCGCAGGTCGAGGAGAACGTCGGGGCGCTGGAGTACGGGGCGCTGACCGAGGGGGAGTTGGGGGAGGTCGAGCGGATCCTGGGGGAGACGCGCGGGGCGCGGTAGTCGCAGGGCAACCGTTCCGCGGCCCCGGCCTCCCCGCGGCTCCCCGGCGCGGCCCCCACCGGCCGTCACGGAGCGGCTGCCCTGCACCCCTCCCCTTCAGAGTGGCAACTGGGCCCTCAGTGGCAGCTCTTGTACCCGGGGTTGCTGTTCGTCCAGGAGCAGGAGTCCTTGAGCGAGCCGCTCGGCTTGATCAGGCGGGCCTTGTCGCTGGTGTTGTTCCAGACGTACGAACCGCGGCCCCAGTAGCGGACGCCGGAGGCGTTCGTGCCCTTGCCCGTGCGGACCTTGACGGTCTTGCCGGAGCCGATCTTGTAGCTGCCGAAGGTGTACGTGTACCCGGTGTTGTCCTTCAGCTTGTAGCCCTTGAGCTGGATCGCCGAGCCGGAGTTGTTGTGGATGTTCACCCACTCCGCGTTCAGCGAGGAGTTGGACCGGGTGTCGCTGCCCGGGCTGTCGAACTGGATGTACCCGAGGTGCAGTCCGCCCTGGTGCGCGGCCGCGGTCGCGGGGGACGCGGCGAGCAGCGAGACCGAAAGGGCGGAGGCCGCGAGGACGGCCGGGACCGCGGAACGTATGCGCAAGGTGTGCTCCATGTGTGCTGTGCTTGTGGAGTTCTCGTGGAGGGCACGCTGAGCATACGGGGCGCGATGCGCGTAATTGATGCGGTACTTCCTATTCCGCTTGTGAGGATGTTGGCCGACCGTGAGGGGTGGGTCACGGTCGGCCACGAAGGGTGTCTGCGGCGGGCCGGCTAACCCCGCCCGACGAACGGCATGTTCGTCGCGAGCACCGTCGCGAACTGCACATTCGCCTCGAGCGGCAGCTCCGCCATGTGGCGCACGGTCCGCGCGACGTCGGAGACGTCCATCACCGGCTCGGGCGCCAACTCCCCGTTCGCCTGGAGGATTCCGGTCTGCATCCGCTCGGTCATGTCGGTCGCCGCGTTGCCGATGTCGATCTGGCCGCAGGCGATCCGGTAGGGGCGGCCGTCCAGGGAGAGGGACTTCGTCAGGCCGGTCAGCGCGTGCTTCGTCGCCGTGTACGCGACGGAGTGCGGGCGCGGTACGTGCGCGGAGATGGAGCCGTTGTTGATGATCCGGCCGCCCTGCGGGTCCTGCTCCTTCATCTGACGGAAGGCCGCCTGTGCGCACAGGAAGGCGCCGTTGAGGTTCGTGTCGACGACGTGCCGCCACGCGTCGTA
Protein-coding sequences here:
- a CDS encoding nuclear transport factor 2 family protein; translation: MSIQVNRLADPTVRAFVTAVNSHDQAAFQALLTPDATMSDDGTDRDIAEWTEREVFSSHGHMDVENESDGGRVLIVTYRNDTWGEMRTKWRFTVDGGKVSRFETGQA
- a CDS encoding SDR family oxidoreductase yields the protein MNAELTGHPTEQTRIAVVTGAGSGIGRSVAVELLRAGWSVALAGRRIKTLEETAAIAAGVSEGAAVRPVPHAEGSAEVNAPAETDAFCLRTDVSRPEDVAALFAAVRERFGRLDLLFNNAGTFGPGGVPVEELEYDAWRHVVDTNLNGAFLCAQAAFRQMKEQDPQGGRIINNGSISAHVPRPHSVAYTATKHALTGLTKSLSLDGRPYRIACGQIDIGNAATDMTERMQTGILQANGELAPEPVMDVSDVARTVRHMAELPLEANVQFATVLATNMPFVGRG
- a CDS encoding phosphotransferase family protein, coding for MLPTVDTDEQWDAVVPDEALMRPGAEDLCARLGLAGAPLDRFTEGTQPVYAVGDDLVLKLFPGAAADDGLVEARVLSHLQGRLPVPTPRVHASGAYENGWRYVLMSRLPGEDLATAWPRVPRADRERLVTEAGEALAALHALDPGPLADVLGPGDWGAFLGRQRAGAVRRQRERGLPESWLEQIPGFLDAVPLRADAPRVLLHTEFMRQHLLAGPSPGDGGRLALTGLFDFEPAMIGDRAYDFVGVGLFVTRAEPGLLGRFMRAYGRTFEPRELLAHTLLHVYSNLPWYLRELPAPPEPTLDALAETWFGTDGG
- a CDS encoding lamin tail domain-containing protein is translated as MRIRSAVPAVLAASALSVSLLAASPATAAAHQGGLHLGYIQFDSPGSDTRSNSSLNAEWVNIHNNSGSAIQLKGYKLKDNTGYTYTFGSYKIGSGKTVKVRTGKGTNASGVRYWGRGSYVWNNTSDKARLIKPSGSLKDSCSWTNSNPGYKSCH
- a CDS encoding aldo/keto reductase; protein product: METTRTTRTAHMARRTLGRSGIEVSALGLGCWAIGGEWSGPDGQPYGWGAVDDEESVRAIRRAVDLGVTFFDTADNYGTGHSERILGRALGARRDDVVIATKWGNLFDEETRTAVGRADDSVAYARRALTASLKRLGTDHVDLYQLHIGDADPERAAQLRDACEEFVREGLIRAYGWSTDDPDRAALFAEGPHCAAVQHRCNVLQDAPGMLALCAELGLASVLRSPLAMGLLTGKFGGGRVPRAGDIRSAPPAWLPGFGTGGGADPEWLGRVDAVRSVLTSGGRSLAQGALAWLWARSPLAVPVPGFRTVAQVEENVGALEYGALTEGELGEVERILGETRGAR
- a CDS encoding DoxX family protein, giving the protein MTSSCFDRRDFGLLLLRVTTGGVLAAHGAQKLFGWFGGHGIEGTGAFMESIGFQPGKANAVIAGLAEAGGGTLLALGLATPAAGSAAAGAMAGATAVHAPNGFFSQGGGYEYPAFLGLVSAALAITGPGAYSADSALGHSFNRNWMVPAALAGTAIGALVSVGSRTRNVREQQSPATPGDPVT